One stretch of Anolis carolinensis isolate JA03-04 chromosome 3, rAnoCar3.1.pri, whole genome shotgun sequence DNA includes these proteins:
- the mid1ip1 gene encoding mid1-interacting protein 1, whose translation MMQIYDSYSQKHSLFNAMNRFIGAVNNMDQTVMVPSLLRDVPLLLEELDSGGGVEEPEAPLNGTNGGPHGGGGVVGAYCSCRDMYSHYLLLKSIRNDIEWGVVQGGAGEEAPARKKDKGGAVDIGRGGPEGHDEEEEEEVEEDLEKQFHYHLSGLHTVLGKLTRKANVLTNRYKQEIGGNSWGH comes from the coding sequence ATGATGCAGATCTACGACTCGTACAGCCAGAAGCACTCCCTCTTCAACGCCATGAACCGCTTCATCGGGGCGGTGAACAACATGGACCAGACGGTGATGGTGCCCAGCCTGCTCCGCGACGTGCCCCTCCTCCTGGAGGAGCTGGACTCCGGCGGCGGCGTGGAGGAGCCCGAGGCCCCGCTGAACGGGACCAATGGCGGGCCACATGGCGGAGGCGGCGTGGTGGGCGCCTACTGCTCCTGCCGGGACATGTACAGCCATTACTTGCTGCTCAAGTCCATCCGCAACGACATCGAGTGGGGCGTGGTGCAAGGGGGCGCCGGCGAGGAGGCCCCCGCCCGGAAGAAGGACAAGGGGGGCGCCGTGGACATTGGCCGGGGGGGCCCCGAGGGacacgacgaggaggaggaggaggaggtggaggaggaccTGGAGAAGCAGTTCCACTACCACCTCAGTGGACTCCACACGGTGCTGGGCAAGCTCACCCGGAAGGCCAACGTGCTCACCAACCGATACAAGCAAGAGATCGGGGGCAACAGTTGGGGCCActga